The following are encoded together in the Arcticibacterium luteifluviistationis genome:
- a CDS encoding hybrid sensor histidine kinase/response regulator: protein MNPKLKILLVEDDEDDYLITRSILKEIGLSAYKLDWVKSYDKAAETILAQNHDIYLFDYLLGRKSGLELLKLLKTKSEDLPAILLTGKGDKKIDQQAIELGAYDYIEKTSLDADSLGRSIRYAVKHANTLKALRESEKKYRRVFEGSKEIIFIANEDFNIIHVSKAVESYMGYKPEEVYAMQSHEYFENPLQIVEMQDQMTDGSIKDFLIHLKAKNGEVKSGLLSVVVEYDADDRYFLHGIFSDQTEKIKAERALGQTRKLESTARLMQVLAHEVRNPLMNINLSIESLSDKVSEEDESVLEIIQRNARRIDKLINEVLHAASEKEVTKQSTDLSKVIKKAISQIKDRADMVGVKIETDINKSPKLKLNAEQICTALVNIILNGIEALEGIENPKVSIKSFAKNDRVIVVIADNGIGMDEKLQSKLFEPFYTAKTNGVGLGLASTLGILKAHEAEIEVESEIGKGSTFTIEFGLN from the coding sequence ATGAATCCAAAATTGAAGATTTTACTGGTGGAAGACGATGAGGATGATTACCTCATTACGCGGTCTATTTTAAAAGAGATTGGGCTTTCTGCTTACAAGCTTGATTGGGTGAAATCTTACGATAAGGCAGCAGAAACGATTTTGGCTCAGAACCATGATATTTACCTGTTTGATTACTTACTAGGTCGGAAATCAGGTTTAGAATTGCTCAAACTTTTGAAAACTAAAAGTGAAGACTTGCCAGCAATTCTCCTTACCGGAAAAGGGGATAAAAAGATAGATCAACAAGCTATTGAGCTAGGAGCTTATGATTATATAGAAAAAACTTCTTTAGATGCAGATTCCTTGGGACGTAGTATTAGGTATGCTGTAAAGCATGCTAATACGCTGAAAGCACTGCGTGAAAGCGAAAAGAAATATAGACGAGTTTTTGAAGGTTCCAAAGAGATAATTTTCATAGCTAATGAAGACTTCAATATCATTCATGTAAGTAAGGCAGTAGAATCTTATATGGGCTATAAGCCAGAAGAAGTTTACGCCATGCAAAGTCATGAGTATTTTGAAAATCCGCTTCAAATAGTGGAAATGCAAGACCAAATGACTGATGGAAGTATTAAAGACTTTCTAATCCATTTAAAGGCTAAAAATGGGGAAGTAAAATCAGGTTTACTTTCAGTGGTGGTAGAATATGATGCTGACGACAGATATTTTTTACATGGAATTTTTTCTGACCAAACAGAAAAAATAAAAGCGGAAAGAGCCTTAGGTCAAACGAGAAAACTAGAATCAACAGCCCGCTTAATGCAGGTGCTGGCTCATGAGGTGCGGAATCCACTGATGAATATTAATTTGTCAATAGAAAGTCTTTCTGATAAGGTCTCCGAAGAAGACGAGTCTGTATTAGAAATTATTCAAAGAAACGCCAGGAGGATAGATAAACTTATCAATGAAGTACTTCATGCGGCTTCTGAAAAAGAAGTGACCAAGCAATCAACGGATTTATCAAAGGTTATAAAAAAGGCTATATCTCAGATAAAAGACCGTGCAGACATGGTGGGTGTAAAAATAGAAACGGACATTAATAAAAGCCCAAAACTAAAGCTCAACGCAGAGCAAATTTGCACAGCATTGGTCAATATTATTTTAAACGGGATAGAGGCTTTAGAAGGAATTGAAAATCCGAAAGTGAGTATCAAAAGTTTCGCAAAAAATGATAGGGTGATAGTGGTGATTGCAGATAACGGCATAGGCATGGATGAGAAATTACAGTCTAAGCTATTTGAACCATTTTATACCGCCAAAACTAATGGAGTAGGTTTGGGCTTAGCATCTACTTTGGGTATTCTAAAAGCCCATGAGGCGGAAATAGAGGTGGAGTCGGAAATAGGAAAAGGTTCTACATTTACTATTGAGTTTGGCTTGAATTAA